ATATATCTGTTCGTTCTTCCTGCTTGAACACATGGTGTTATCTGCTGCATAAACTTGATATCTCTGTCAATGATCCTTTGGTGGTTGAAACAGTTTTGGCCCCTATCCTTGAAGCAGTGTTTCAAACTGGACCTGATAGTAGGAGCATCTGGTTATGGAATCTCTGTGTTGATCtgtttgatgattttgtattaGCAAAGAGTAGAGGTGTGGATTGTGACTTGAATCACCAAGTAAGTGATTTATCAGCAAGAACTTCTATTCTTGGGCTTCCAATACCTGGAAAATGCTCCTGGAAACACTACCCCATTAAATGGTTATCATGGGATCTTAGCAAGTTGGACTTCCATATAAAGATGATCTGTACTCTCATCAACCAAGGGTCCAAGTTAGCCGTTCTCCCTGAAAACAGGATTTTAGCATGTGAGGCTGCCATAAGAATTTTTAGATCTGTTTTAAAAGGAGTTCAAATCGAGATGAAAAATCCATCCGTTGATTATAATCAGATCTTGTTGTGCTTGAATACAATATTAAGGTTCACAAAGAAAATATCTGAAGATGTAGGATTGGCAGATACTGGCATTGTGGAATTGCATTATACTTTTCTACAGTTTGTAGAAGCTGTCACTACAGAGTTAGAACCTTCTATATTAGGATCCCCTCTTTATAAAGTGGCATTTGACATCAAATACATTGACAGACCGCTATCAGTTTATGACATTAACCATGCAGAAGTTCTAGGTATCAGATCTATTGCATATATGGATATGGCTTCACCAGTTGTTTATTTGACCATGCTGTATGTCTACATTGCAGTTCATGCTACTTTTGATGCACCTAAAATGGAGTTCATCCTACTGGGAGTGCagaaacattttaagtttttaatgtCTTTGTATGATCCTCTTGAAAATCTTTGTGCCACTATTGTTTTGTTGTACAAACACATGAGAGTCAGCTGCTTGAATATATGGGTAGCAATAGCACAGGGTCTGGAAGACTACATAAAAGATGTAAAGGACCTTTCTCCATTAAAAACAGAGTTGGACAGCTATGGTTGTTTAGCAGTTTGTCATCTCTTGTCCTACCCATTTGTTTTGCGCTCTTGTCTCCCAAAACAATCAAGCCTGACTAAGATTAGTGGCTCCTCACAGAGAAAGCTTGAGCTTGAACATGTTACTGAAGTCTGGAAGTCACTTTATGGTTTTGTTAATTCTGCCTCTCGGTTTGAGTGCTCCAATACAAACATTTTTTCTGAGGATCTATGTTCGATGCTAAGTAGGTGCCTTGATGAAAATAGCAGCAAGCTTGACTATGATACTGAACTTGATCCAAGTGATAAGAAACAGTACCTTGATCTCCTCTCCCTTTGTGGTGATATTGTGATATATATTTTGGAACATACCCTGACTTTGAGAGTAAATTCAGAAGGAACCAAAAATAAAGATGATGATTGCAGTATGAGTTCCAGTGGCATCAACAGTAGCTTGGGACTTATTGCCAGGTAAGTGAAACTTTGCTTCTTGAGAATTGCCTAATATTTCCTCATGTTAGATTGATAATTTATGGCCTCATTGTAAAGGTTGATGGGAAGGGTCCCAGGTTCAAACTCTTAAGGATTCCTTTTAAGGAGTGGGTGTCATGAAACTTAGGGTGTATTTGGAAACTGTTTTCAAGAACGGTTTTCtgtttttcataacaaaaatagaaaaacatgtttggtaatcACAAAactgttttcatttgtttttttagaactattttaaaaaataattatacaaatatgtagaatgattaaaaataaaatattagatataaaaacatttcaagttgtcaaatagatttttgttctacaaaatattagaagataattttaaaaaactattcttaaaaactatttttcaaaactgtttttgaaaacagttaccaaataggACCTTAATCTCTATATTTAGAACGAAACCTCCTTTTCTTTGTGTATCATCTAAGTGAACACCTAGGTCATGTTTGAATGCCGCATGAAAATTTGAGTTGCCCCACTGTGTTTTATACAACCATGTCTACAAATTCATAATCTTAGATGGTGTGACTACAGAAACAACAACCAAGAATATGACTGATGCTAGGAATTTGGAATAAGGCATTTCATGAAATCCTAAAACTGTTTCTGTGGCATCATTTAGCAATGGCTCCAATTTTCCTTTATGGTTGCATTTAAGATGATGGATTGGTGGCTTCAGATGTTATTTAAAATACCTTAGAGCCACTCAATTCCCATGGGACAACCAAAAACACCATTGATAAATATGTTGATTTTGAGTAGCTGATTTGGCCAAGCTATAGCCCTCTCTTGATCAAAGATTGACAAAtcaaaaaactaattataaCCTATAGGAAACTAATACCAAAAATTCCTTGCTTCCTGTAAAATCTTGCCTAGCCCATCATTGCAGCTATGAAATGAGCATTTAGCCAACCCAACAGGTAACTTGGGGGTTCCAAAGGCAAGGGAACTCTTTAGACAATGATATAAATTGGCTTTGACTATGTATGCTTTGCTGAGCCCATCACTTAATATGAAACTTATCTTTGGTGTGCTTTGCTGAACTTGAGACTGCAGATAGATCTTATTCTGCTTCATTCATTCATGGGTGTCTGGACAAATATGAACATACAATTTTACTTCTATAACATCAAACACATAAGTAAATCATATGAATGGTGTCTTCaccaaaatgataaaatctaGAGAGAGGTTTTATTTTACTGTGAAACCTTATTTTGGCTATGAAAGTATGAATAAACCATTtgtatgaaaattgaaaacattgTGAAAAAGAAAGCGGTATCATGCCATTTCATGGGATGCTACACTAGGGGTTTCTTTTGCTCATGTTTCATGTGCCATTTTACAGATTTATGAGGATGCCATGTACAATTATGGGAACAGATGCACCAATTTGTCTTGCTATGACCTCAAGGTAAGTCACTGGAAGCCCTTTTCTACCCTGTATGCTTAAATTCTTCTatacatgattttattttatatttgtctcACTTAAGTTTAAAGTAGCAGGGTTTTTAATGCGTTGGTGAGATTTGTGGGCCATCTTCACTTGAAACAAAATATCCTTTCATATATTGAGGTTTGTCTTTCTTATACTTAATTTACTATGCGTATTATATTACCAACTTACCATAATGGGTGTTATAGAAGCaagttcaaaaagaaaaaaaaatcttcatcaAAGATTATCTGATGATCATGTTAATAGCTTGAAGCAATCTTATGAAAGAAGCAAACCCGTTCtacatttttcttgtttcagGTTAACAGAACCAACTTGGAAAGTTGTAGAAAACATCTTTAGAAGTCTGTCCCCTCCCTTTTTTCACCCTTACCTCTGTCAAAGAAAATGATGTTAGGCTACCAGAAACAATTGGAGCAACGAGTAACTATTGGTCTTCCTTTAAGTTACCATaagatttttggatttttctctctgttttccttaaaagagtttttccaattcttcaaaaattttgtCCTGTTTAACTGGTATAATCTCCTCTTAAACCAGCTGATACCTTTTGTGCAGATAATGTCCAGTTCACTGCTTCAATGGTTGTCACATGTAGAAAAATGGGATGAAAGCACCATTCATAAGCTTGGACTATTGTGGACTGAGACCCTTAATTGCTTGCGGAGGAGTCAGCCACCAATAATCTTTGATTCCTCCTTCCTCGAACTCCAAGCACCCCTCCTTGAAAAAACTCTTGACCACCCAAATCCCTCTATTTCAGATTCTACCATCGCATTCTGGAATTCCACATATAGCGAGCAGATTCAGTTGGATTACCCTCAGAGCTTATGCCATGTCCTAGACAAGCTCTCAAGAAGCGGAAGAATAAACCTCTGCAAGAGAACCCCTTCATTTCTACAAAAATGTAATTCCAGAGTGGAAGTTGCCACTCCACAAAGATACAAGGTGACTGCAACAAAGAACAGGAGCTCAAAAAGAGTAGAATTAGTGGAAGCTACAGTTAATGATTCAGGGGACAAGGATAAACCATCTCCaagtttgaaaagaaaaaggttagAACTGACTGAGCATCAAAAGGAAGTGAGACGAGCACAGCAAGGAAGGGAGAGAGACACCAATGGACATGGTCCTGGGATCCGAACTTACACAAGCGTCGATTTTTCTCAAGGGAATGAGGAGTCACAAGAGAGCCAAGAAATCCGGAATCCAGAATCCATCTTTGAGAAGCTGAGAAGAGCCAGTTAACCATTTTGAGCTTTAAGATCAGTTTGGCAGAATAGTAGACTTATTGAATGTTACACCAAACTTGTCCACAATAATCTTTCCcacatttgttaattttatgcTTGTGTATCGTAATGTAATGTATACTTTTAGTTAATGAGGTCCTACATTGAACAAGTTTTGAGTTTGGTATAATAGTCTGGAGTTCCCTTGGGGGGAATTTCAGTTAGATGTCAGGTTGGGCTGGGTCTGAATAAGAGCTGTGGACAGGCCAATTCAACTCAGACCCACCATAAAACTAAATAGGTTGTTGTTTGATTCATATTTtctgtaattaattatatttatatatttatgatattcattttttatattcaaatcattcagaaagtTCTGAAAAACTTACTCCCTAGCATATGTACTACTACAAATGCTAGATGTGCAGGCATTAGTATGATTTCATCTAGAGGGTCGTAGGATTATCAAATTGTTTTAGATCCACATATGGGCTTAGCCATCATGTGAATGAAAATAGCATCACCCTTTACTACTTTCTAACTATTAActgaactttttttcttttttcttttcttttttaaaaattaaagtgaaatgcctgataaataaaacaaaatagttCAAAATTTACATATGCATATAGGGTTTGTTTGGGAACTGTCTTTtagaacagttttctattttctatttttaataatagaaaatatggtgttttcaaatatcttttaattgttttaatttattttcttatgattattataagaaataattatacaaatatgtagaatgattaaaaataagacattatatataaaaattatttttaaaatattaaaagtaggttaaaaatattttaagtttttaaataaacttttattctacaaaaatcaaataatagttttcaaaaattattcttaaaaactattttttagaattgttttaaaaaacaattactaatAGCCCGTTTTATTTAAGGGTTATAAATGATATTCAAATAGGTTATAAACTATGAAAGACGAAAGAGAGATAATGGGACTTAGCTTGGTTGTCCATATGGGTAAAATAACATGTAGTTGTtgtgatataaaaatatataaaagatgtgaatatttttgttaattgtAAAATAGCCAACTCTAATTTACATAAATCTCTCCTCTCttgtattaattattattacaaaaaaataaaaataaaaattgagatcCAATTTCAATATATTGTCATATTAAGCACTTTAGAAGATTAAAATTGATTTACCTTAAAAGTTAAATTCTTTGAGGCAGTTTGGTAAAttgatttaatgacttaataatttaattttaattattaaatatattatgtatatttgataaaataacttaatataagagcttaaagttaaaaataaatttaaatttttaatcaaaatagctaatttattttaaatttttaaatttttttacctcATTTATCCATGTTTTGTAAGGGTATATTTTACCATTATGACTCTATATTCAtaactcatattttataacaaatatttatatcatacatatttataataccttaaatatgaatattttatatataaaaaaaattattgcttaagattagtaaaaatataaatattagttaaaattaataaggtaAATAtgtacatttgataaattaaaataaattttgagttaactttaccaaaaaaaaaacaaaaaaaaaacctagtaaTAAGTTAAGTGAATAACTTCATActgatttaatttaaattattaaaaatactaaacgCTCACTCATTCTAACATTAGTGATGTCTACATGTAGGTTTTGGAGAGGgtatcatattttattcttacCTTTAAGGAAGTTGGCATGCTTGAgtcaaactcaaaaaaaaaaaaaaaaaaaaaaaaggaacaataAGTACAATGAAGTTCATTGCTAACTTGGCTTGTTCCCATTTCCACACAATATAATTTATGTCTCTCTTGATctacaaatgaatgaaaaatacaCTATTCAATGCGTTAAAATCCTCTAAAAATCCCAATTGCTATGTTGTTACCcgtagaatttttatttttataattattttattttctttttaattttttgaggtATCAAAAGCTTTGTTTTCAAATTACGGATGCTCTCATTTGTGCTGCAAAAAGGTATTTATGACACCTCAACTTCAAGACTTTTTCTCATACCCTATCAAAACTAGGTATGATATGTCCTACTTATCTTGTTGAATCTTATTGTTTCATTTTTCAACCCTACAACTTACGTCAAACACTATGATGGATGAACTATTGAATGATTGAATTAAGACTTATCCAATCTCCATTAACCTAACATCCTTGATGAACTCTTTGATATGTTACCAATCTATTGTAACACTTCATATCTAAACCATTTAGATAAAATTCATCAACAAGATGACTAAATATTTGAacaaataatatgattttatcaCCTAAAAGAAAGTGTAAGGGGAATTTAGGGTATGAAGCAATGGTTATTacttttaatagttttaatcaAGCATATTACTCATTGTTTATAGTTCTAATGTACTTATTAAAGTGGAGAGGGTTAACgtaaaacttaaatttatcaTTGATTTAAAAAGTAAACGAATAAACAAATTCATACCT
Above is a window of Vitis vinifera cultivar Pinot Noir 40024 chromosome 11, ASM3070453v1 DNA encoding:
- the LOC104880667 gene encoding uncharacterized protein LOC104880667 isoform X1, translated to MASFSDQLQEIKTLISSNAKSYKSFAYSTLLQLQEQCSSDTCSIQSLVQESQSVLSQIIVDIADDDEEIASQALKCLGFMIYHPSLVVAIPVEDANFIVQSLAELIVTTKMKTVCNLGVWCISIQQFSASFLATHFHCLLRAIVHALDNPIGSLSTTYEAIQAVMKLVTELREKMINTSNIWAPSIYRRLVSVDKRERDMSERCLLKIKSAILPPSLTLSKALVIDMTQKLLPGMKEMLNLGMKVQTMQAWGWFIRLLGSHAMKKRHLVNEMLKIPELTFSDHDPQVQISSQVAWEGLIDALIHPPLQACETNKTAQENGVQKSGTSTRNNSEIQTYGFSKSVKLIMTPLIGIMLSKCDISVRSSCLNTWCYLLHKLDISVNDPLVVETVLAPILEAVFQTGPDSRSIWLWNLCVDLFDDFVLAKSRGVDCDLNHQVSDLSARTSILGLPIPGKCSWKHYPIKWLSWDLSKLDFHIKMICTLINQGSKLAVLPENRILACEAAIRIFRSVLKGVQIEMKNPSVDYNQILLCLNTILRFTKKISEDVGLADTGIVELHYTFLQFVEAVTTELEPSILGSPLYKVAFDIKYIDRPLSVYDINHAEVLGIRSIAYMDMASPVVYLTMLYVYIAVHATFDAPKMEFILLGVQKHFKFLMSLYDPLENLCATIVLLYKHMRVSCLNIWVAIAQGLEDYIKDVKDLSPLKTELDSYGCLAVCHLLSYPFVLRSCLPKQSSLTKISGSSQRKLELEHVTEVWKSLYGFVNSASRFECSNTNIFSEDLCSMLSRCLDENSSKLDYDTELDPSDKKQYLDLLSLCGDIVIYILEHTLTLRVNSEGTKNKDDDCSMSSSGINSSLGLIARFMRMPCTIMGTDAPICLAMTSRVFNALVRFVGHLHLKQNILSYIEIMSSSLLQWLSHVEKWDESTIHKLGLLWTETLNCLRRSQPPIIFDSSFLELQAPLLEKTLDHPNPSISDSTIAFWNSTYSEQIQLDYPQSLCHVLDKLSRSGRINLCKRTPSFLQKCNSRVEVATPQRYKVTATKNRSSKRVELVEATVNDSGDKDKPSPSLKRKRLELTEHQKEVRRAQQGRERDTNGHGPGIRTYTSVDFSQGNEESQESQEIRNPESIFEKLRRAS
- the LOC104880667 gene encoding uncharacterized protein LOC104880667 isoform X2 is translated as MIYHPSLVVAIPVEDANFIVQSLAELIVTTKMKTVCNLGVWCISIQQFSASFLATHFHCLLRAIVHALDNPIGSLSTTYEAIQAVMKLVTELREKMINTSNIWAPSIYRRLVSVDKRERDMSERCLLKIKSAILPPSLTLSKALVIDMTQKLLPGMKEMLNLGMKVQTMQAWGWFIRLLGSHAMKKRHLVNEMLKIPELTFSDHDPQVQISSQVAWEGLIDALIHPPLQACETNKTAQENGVQKSGTSTRNNSEIQTYGFSKSVKLIMTPLIGIMLSKCDISVRSSCLNTWCYLLHKLDISVNDPLVVETVLAPILEAVFQTGPDSRSIWLWNLCVDLFDDFVLAKSRGVDCDLNHQVSDLSARTSILGLPIPGKCSWKHYPIKWLSWDLSKLDFHIKMICTLINQGSKLAVLPENRILACEAAIRIFRSVLKGVQIEMKNPSVDYNQILLCLNTILRFTKKISEDVGLADTGIVELHYTFLQFVEAVTTELEPSILGSPLYKVAFDIKYIDRPLSVYDINHAEVLGIRSIAYMDMASPVVYLTMLYVYIAVHATFDAPKMEFILLGVQKHFKFLMSLYDPLENLCATIVLLYKHMRVSCLNIWVAIAQGLEDYIKDVKDLSPLKTELDSYGCLAVCHLLSYPFVLRSCLPKQSSLTKISGSSQRKLELEHVTEVWKSLYGFVNSASRFECSNTNIFSEDLCSMLSRCLDENSSKLDYDTELDPSDKKQYLDLLSLCGDIVIYILEHTLTLRVNSEGTKNKDDDCSMSSSGINSSLGLIARFMRMPCTIMGTDAPICLAMTSRVFNALVRFVGHLHLKQNILSYIEIMSSSLLQWLSHVEKWDESTIHKLGLLWTETLNCLRRSQPPIIFDSSFLELQAPLLEKTLDHPNPSISDSTIAFWNSTYSEQIQLDYPQSLCHVLDKLSRSGRINLCKRTPSFLQKCNSRVEVATPQRYKVTATKNRSSKRVELVEATVNDSGDKDKPSPSLKRKRLELTEHQKEVRRAQQGRERDTNGHGPGIRTYTSVDFSQGNEESQESQEIRNPESIFEKLRRAS
- the LOC104880667 gene encoding uncharacterized protein LOC104880667 isoform X3, coding for MTQKLLPGMKEMLNLGMKVQTMQAWGWFIRLLGSHAMKKRHLVNEMLKIPELTFSDHDPQVQISSQVAWEGLIDALIHPPLQACETNKTAQENGVQKSGTSTRNNSEIQTYGFSKSVKLIMTPLIGIMLSKCDISVRSSCLNTWCYLLHKLDISVNDPLVVETVLAPILEAVFQTGPDSRSIWLWNLCVDLFDDFVLAKSRGVDCDLNHQVSDLSARTSILGLPIPGKCSWKHYPIKWLSWDLSKLDFHIKMICTLINQGSKLAVLPENRILACEAAIRIFRSVLKGVQIEMKNPSVDYNQILLCLNTILRFTKKISEDVGLADTGIVELHYTFLQFVEAVTTELEPSILGSPLYKVAFDIKYIDRPLSVYDINHAEVLGIRSIAYMDMASPVVYLTMLYVYIAVHATFDAPKMEFILLGVQKHFKFLMSLYDPLENLCATIVLLYKHMRVSCLNIWVAIAQGLEDYIKDVKDLSPLKTELDSYGCLAVCHLLSYPFVLRSCLPKQSSLTKISGSSQRKLELEHVTEVWKSLYGFVNSASRFECSNTNIFSEDLCSMLSRCLDENSSKLDYDTELDPSDKKQYLDLLSLCGDIVIYILEHTLTLRVNSEGTKNKDDDCSMSSSGINSSLGLIARFMRMPCTIMGTDAPICLAMTSRVFNALVRFVGHLHLKQNILSYIEIMSSSLLQWLSHVEKWDESTIHKLGLLWTETLNCLRRSQPPIIFDSSFLELQAPLLEKTLDHPNPSISDSTIAFWNSTYSEQIQLDYPQSLCHVLDKLSRSGRINLCKRTPSFLQKCNSRVEVATPQRYKVTATKNRSSKRVELVEATVNDSGDKDKPSPSLKRKRLELTEHQKEVRRAQQGRERDTNGHGPGIRTYTSVDFSQGNEESQESQEIRNPESIFEKLRRAS